The genomic segment GCAAGGCGGCGCGCGCTGCATCGCGCCCGAAAGCCACGCTGTCGCGGCGTGTCGCGGAGCTGGAAGCCAGCCTCGATCTGCGCCTGTTCGAACGCGGCGGCCACCGCCTGAAGCTGACCGAGGAAGGCCAGGCGCTCTATGAGAGAACAGGCGCGCTGCTGGCGGATCTGGAAGAAAGCACGGCCGCGATCAGCGCCGGGGGCCAGCGCCCGCGCGGGCGGCTACGCATCAGCGCGCCGTTGCTCTTTTCGCATGTCGCGCTCGGCAAACTCGCCGCCGAGTTCGCGCTCAAGTATCCCGAGGTGCGGGTGGAGATCACCACCGAGGATCGGGCGGTTCATATGGTCGAGGAGACCTACGACCTGGTGATTCGTATCAACCCGGCGCCGCAGGAACGCCTGGTCGGCCGCGTGTTCATGCGCGACCGGCTGGTCGTGGTGGCGAGCCCGGCGGTCGCTCGGCCCGCCGGCGACGACGCGGTGCCGGTGGTGGTCCGCGGTCAGGAGGACACGCGCGATACGTGGGACGTGGTGACCACGAGCGGCCCGTCGTCTATCGCGGTTCAGCCGATTCTTCGCCTGTCATCGATGCTGATGGTTCGGGACGCGGTACGCGCGGGGGCCGGTGCGGCGTGTCTGCCGCTGTCGCTGGCCAGCCGGGATGTGGCCGACGGCCGATTGGTGCAATGGGGCGAGCTGGACGCGCCGGAGATCGCGCTCTGGACGTTGTATCCGTCCCGCCGGTTTCTGAGCGCGCGTGTCTCGGCGTTCGTGGCGCATCTGAAAGAGGCATTCCCGAACGGCACGCCGGATGAGCTCGCGGCGTATATCGATGCCTGAGCCGCCCATGCTTGCCCGCCGGTTTCCGTGCGTTGGGGTCAGGTCTTGCATCGTGCATAACCGCGTTAGAATCAACTCAAAACCGCAACAGCAAGCCAGTTATGGCCCGACCGCTCCGCCTCGAATTCGCCGGCGCGCTCTATCACGTCACCGCCCGCGGCGATCGCCAGGAAGCGATCTATGAGGACGATGAAGACAGGCACGCGTTTCTGGATGTTCTCGCGCGTGTCGCCGATCGCTTCAACTGGTTGGTGCACGCCTACTGCGAGATGACGAACCACTATCACCTGCTGATCGAAACGCCGGACGGCAATTTGTCTAAGGGCATGCGGCAATTGAACGGGGTGTATACCCAGTACAGCAATCGCCGGCACGGCCGCGTGGGGCATCTGTTCCAGGAACGCTACAAGGCGATTCTCGTGCAGAAGGAATCGTATCTCTTGGAAGTGGCTCGTTATGTCGTGCTCAACCCGGTACGAGCGCAGATGGTGCGCAGTGCCGGCGATTGGCCGTGGAGCAGTTACCGCGCAACGTCCGGGCGTGCGGGCGTGCCAGGTTTTCTCACCACCGATTGGGTTCTGTCGGCGTTCGGCGATCGGTTGAAAGAATCACAGCTCGCCTACCGGCGGTTCGTGACCGAGGGTCGCGGCCAGCCCGCGCCGTGGGCAGCGCTCGCCAATCAAGTGCTGCTGGGCGACGATGCGTTCGTCGATCGCATGCGCGCGAAGATCGATCAATCCAACCGCTCGCTTGCCGAAGTGCCGCGTGCCCAGCGGGCCGGGCGGGCCAGGCCGTTGGCCGACTATGCTGCCCAGAGCAATACGCGTAATGAAGCAATCGTTGCGGCCTTCGGCTCCGGCGGTTACAGCATGGCCGAGATCGGGGCCTATTTCGGCGTGCATTATTCGACGGTCAGCCGGGTCGTGCGGACCGCCGAGTGCGGTTCGTGAATACCGGCGCGTTCGATGATGGGCGTTGAGCGTAAACCACTGTGTATAAAAAAGTGGCAGGCGTGTTCGGCCTGGTTTCGCTAGAGGCCGCAGCGGTTCTAAAACGAGCGCTTAGACGCGCCCTGACGCTGTATAATGCACATGATGAGCGCCGACTGCGATGACGAGCCCGCCGAAGAGCCAACAGGCTTAGCCGAACAGCACGTACCGGTGCCGCGGGTTCGGATTTTTGCCACGATCGGCTGTGCGCTGATGATGATGGCGCTGGACGGCACGATAGTCGCGACCGCGCTGGAATCCCTCACCGCCGGGCTGGATACTTCAGTCAACTGGGCCAGCTGGACCATCACGATTTACTCGTTCGGTTTCGTCGTGATGCTGCCAGTCAGCGGTCGGCTCGCTGTGCGCTTTGGCAACCGCAACGTCTTCTTGGGTTCGGTCGCCGTGTTCAGTGCGGCCTCGCTATGCTGTGCCCTGTCCGACAATATCGCCACGCTGATCGCACTGCGTGCGCTACAAGCCGCAGGCGGGGCGGGTTTCACGCCCGCCGCCACGGGCATTATCGTTCAGCATTTCGGCGCGGCGCGCGACCGCTACGTGGGTTTGTTCGGCAGCATCTTTCCGGTCGGTGCGATGATCGGGCCGATATTCGGCGGCCTGTTCGTAACGTATTGGAGTTGGCGCGGCATCTTCCTCGTTAATGTGCCCATTGGCCTGACGGTCGCTGCGCTGGTCTACTTATACGTACCGCGCGATCAACCGCGAACGCCGTTGCGCCGCGCACGGTTCGATATGACCGGTCTGGTGATCTTTGGCGTTGGGCTGCTGCTTGCCATGTTTGCGGTAACGCATCTGGCCGAGCCGGAAATTCACGCAGGGTCGGTGTCGTTCCTGGCACCGCTTGTTCTGGGCGTCGGCGCGCTGGGTTATTTCCTGCGTCATATCAGGAACAAGCCCAATCCTTTTATCGATCCGCGGCTGATTCATGGGACGGGTTTCGGCACCGTCAATTTGATCAATATCCTCTATGGGGGTGCGAGCATCGGTCTATTGGTGCTGGTGCCGTTGTATGCCATCAACCGGTACGGCATGAACGCTTTCGATGCCGGTACCCTGCTCGCCGCTCAGGGTATTGCTGCGATTACGTTTTCCTCGCTGGCCGCATTCGCATTGCGTAGTACCGGTTATCGGCCGCCGATGTATTTCGGTGCCGCGTTCATCGTGATGGGCTTTGTGCTGTTATCCACCGCGCCTTGGTGGGGCGTGCCGCCGTATGTCTGGCTGGCGGGGGCGACGTTCCTGTTCGGCGTCGGCGGTGGCACCATGAACCCGTCCAGCCGCAACGCCGGATTGCAGCTGGCGCCGGACAGGGCACCTTCAATCGCGGCGTTGCGGTCCATGTGCATGCAGGTGGGGCGGATCGCGACCATCTCGATCGCGACCGCGATCATTGCCAGCTCCAGCGACCCTGCCGAGGCCCAGTCATGGATCTACTTCGTGGCTGCGGTGGTTCTGCTCTGTGCGATACCGGTCATTGCGCGGGTGCCAGAACATCGAGGCGCGTGGTAGCCGGCGATCGTTGCTCGTCAGCACGCGATAAGCGGTCCGTTAGCCGTCTCGCGCCGGCGTGTCTTCGTTGCCGTCCTCGGCCGCCGTTCCGGTCTCCGGGAGGCCGTTGCGGAACTCGATCGTACGATGCGGGTAGGGGATCCCGATGCCGGCTTCGTCCAGGGCCTCTTTCACCGCGCGCAGGATGTCCTTTTGATAGAGGAAATAATCGTCCGCCGAGACCCAGGCTCGGGCGAGAAAATCCACCGAGCTGGCGCCAAGGCCGCTCACCTTCACGAGCGGTTCGTTGTCGGTCTGGGTACGGTCGTCGGCTTTGATGGCCTCGCTGATCACGCGCTCGGCTTCGGCAAGCGAGGCGTCGTAGCTGACGCCGAATGTCCACTCTGCCTGCCGGTTGGGGTAGACCGAGTAGTTGTGGATCGTGTTACCCCAAACATCCGAGTTCGGCACGATCACCTGCACGTTGCCGACGGTCGCAAGCTCCGTGTAGTTGATCGAGATCTCGTTCACCGTGCCCATCTCGCCGTTGCCCACGCTGACGAAGTCGCCCTCGGCGAACGGACGAAACAGAATGATCATCACGCCGGAGGCGATGTTGGACAACGTGCCCTGCAGAGCGAGGCCGACGGCCAGACCGGCGGCACCCAGTGCTGCAATGATGGATGTGGTCTGGATACCGAAGGTGTTGAGGATGAAGAGAAACGTGAACCCGAGGATCACGTAGCGCGCGATCGAGCCGAGAAACTTGAACAGCGTATTGTCGAGATCGCCGCGCGCCTGCGCGGTACGACGCAGGCGCCGGGCGACCCAGCGCGCGATCATCATCCCGATCATCAGAATGATGATGGCCAGCACGACGTCGCCGGCCACGGTCAGCATCGCCTTGAGCGTGATGTAGTCCGACAGGCTCTGACCATCGACCACGTTGGTCGTGAACAGGCTGTGTAGAAAAGACCGCACGCTTTCCCACGCGTGCTGCAGCATTTCCATCGCTTACCCCTTGGGTGGTGGTTTTTCGTAAAGTTGGCGGGGCCTCGCCGGCCGATCGGCAGACGAACCCAAGCATCGAAACCGCGAGGCCACTTACGCAGATCGCGATATTCGATCGGACATTCGGCGAGTCGGGTAATTCGATGGCAGGCAATCTGATTGCCTATGCGTTCTATTGGACGCGAGTCGAACTATGGATGCAAATGCGCTGTTCCACCGACTGTTCGCGGCGATGTGGGGCCGGGTTGCACGTGACCGCTGAAAGATTCTGGCCCGGGGCTGAAATTCGTGAGCCGGGCTATGGCGCAGGTTATTGATTCCGTTGCCTGGAACACGCGTAGCCGGACACGCGCTCGTTCGCCGGCCGACGAGTCTGCGAATCGGATACGGCTGAGACGACGCGTTCGTCGATCGGATGCATTCGAAACAGCAGCCGTTCCAGCGCAGCTTGCCGCCGCGCCCGGGGGAGACGCCGAGTGCTTGCTGCCGGCGGCCGATTTCTGCGACGTGTCTGCTGCCCATACCGATGCGATTGCATTGCCGAGCCTGGCAGCCGGCGTCGATAGCCACGCGATCAAAAAGCAACGCCGGAGGTTGTCCGGCGTTGCTGTTCAGAGGCTTCGCGGCCGCTGACCTTGGCGCGCAGGCATACGCCTACGCGCTCGATCCGACACGCCAATCATCCTCTGCCGGCAAGGCCCTGCGCCGTATCGTCTATGTGGACGGCTTTTGGGGCAGCGCGAAGGCGATGGTGTAATCGCCGCGGTACGTGCCCAACGGTTGATGGCCGCCGGCCGTGATCACGACATATTCGCGGCCGTCCGCGCCGCGATAAATCGACGGATTCGCCTGCCCGCCGGCCGGCAGGTAGGTCGACCACAGCACCTTGCCCGTATCGGTGTCGTAGGCACGCAGCATGTTGTCGGCGGTGCCGGCGATGAAGGTCAGGCCGCCGGCCGTCATCACGCCGCCGCCGAGATCCGGCACGCTGCTGGGCAAAGGCAGATTCTGCTTGAGGTTGAACGGGGCGGTATGGCGACTGTTGCCCAGCGGCGCGGACCACTTTGTTTTGCCGCTGGCCAGATCGATCTGGTTGATCGTGGCCCAGGGCGGCGCGTTGCACGGCATCTTGATCGGGCTGAGGAACGGATGCAGGTGGATCGCGTAGGCCAGGCCGTACTGCGGCTTCCAGGTGCCGCCGCCATAACCGTCCGGCGGCAGGCCCTTGCCATCCCAACGCTGTATCGCCGGAGGGTGATCGGCTTCGTCCCGCGGGATCAGGGTCCCAATGAACGGCAGATAGTTGGCCACGATATTCATCTGACCGTCGGGTGAGAACGATGCGCCGTACCAGTCACTGGTGCCGTCGAAGGTCGGAAACATGATCGACCCCTGCCGGGTGGGCGGCGTGAAATCACCCTTGTAATACGATTGCTGGAACCGCACCCGGCACCACATCTGATCGAACGGCGTTGCGCCCCACATATCGGTGGCGCTCAGGTCGTGTTTCGGAAACTGCGGTTCGTCGGGCGAGTAGGGCTGGGTCTTGGACAGCCAGCCGTTGTTGTAGACACCGTCGCTCGGCCCGCCGGGGACGGGCTGTTCCACGACGCGCTTGATCGGCTCGCCGGTCAGCCGGTTGAGTACGAACACCTGGCCGCGTTTGTTGGTCGACACCAGCGCTGGCGTGTGTCCGCCATGCCCGTCGGGCCATTGCACCAGAGTCGGGCCGACCGGGATATCGAAATCCCACAGGTCGGTGTGCGCTTCCTGGAAGTGCCAGAGTTCCTTGCCGGTCTTCGCGTTGAGCGCCACGATCGAGCCGGAGTATTCATCGTCGAACGGCCGGCGATTGCCGCCGTAGTAGTCGGGCGTGGCGTTGCCGGTGGGCAGGTAGACGATATCGTTGTCCGGATCGCCGCTGATACGGCCCCACACATTGGGGGTCGACGGCGTATAGATCTCGCCGTCTGCCAACGGCGCGGTGGGGTTGGTCTTGCCCAGATCCCAGTGCCAGACGAGTTGGCCGGTGACGGCGTCCCAGGCGCGCACGACGCCGGACGGCTCGCCCCAGTACCAGTTGTCGAAGACGTTGCCGCCGGTATAGACGCGGCCGTTCATCACCAACGGTGCAGAGGTCTGTACCAGCGTGCCGGGCTTCATCGGGCCGATGTTCTGCGATAGGTCGATCATGCCATTGGTGCCGAAGCCCGGGCATTTCTTGCCGGTCCTGGCATCCAGAGCGACGATATACCGACCCATGGTGGGCGCGATGATGCGCGTGGCGCACATCTGGCTCCCGTCGGGTGCCTGATAATCGGACGGTGCCTTGTAAAAGGCCACGCCGCGGCAGTTGACGAAGTTGTTGACCGAATCGTCGATTCCCGTGGGTTTGAACTTCCACTGCTGTTTGCCGGTGGTGGCATCGAGTGCCACGACCCAGGCGTTGGGCGTACAGGTATAGGCTGTGTTGCCGATCTTGATCGGCGTGGCCTCCGAGCCCCAATGCGGCGATTCGTCATAGGCGTGGTTCATGTCGCCGCTGCGATATGTCCAGGCTTTTTTCAGCTGGGCGACGTTATCGACATTGATCTGGTCGAGCGGCGAGAATCGGCTCTGGCCCTTGGTACGGCCCCAGCTCGGCCAGTCGTCAGGGTCGACCGATGTCGTCGGCAGGGTGACGTGGTCGTCGCTGTCGTTATTCGCGACCGTGCCATCGGGATGGCTGATCCACGGCATGCTCAGCAGCACGCCGATACCGGCGACGATCAGCCCGATGGATGCCAGGCCGGTCGTCAGCGCCGGCGCCTTGGCCGAGGCCATGCCGCGCCAGGCCCAGGGCAGCATCAACAGCAAGGCGATCAACAGCGTTACGTCGAGCCGGGGGATCGCGGTGAAAACCGTCCACTGATTGAAGCCGGTTTCGGCGAACGACCAGACGACGACGGCCGCGAACAGCACCAGGTGCAGCCAGAAGGCGATGCCGCGGCGTGCGATCAGCAG from the Salinisphaera sp. T31B1 genome contains:
- a CDS encoding LysR family transcriptional regulator, yielding MNLLALADFNLVARHGGFGKAARAASRPKATLSRRVAELEASLDLRLFERGGHRLKLTEEGQALYERTGALLADLEESTAAISAGGQRPRGRLRISAPLLFSHVALGKLAAEFALKYPEVRVEITTEDRAVHMVEETYDLVIRINPAPQERLVGRVFMRDRLVVVASPAVARPAGDDAVPVVVRGQEDTRDTWDVVTTSGPSSIAVQPILRLSSMLMVRDAVRAGAGAACLPLSLASRDVADGRLVQWGELDAPEIALWTLYPSRRFLSARVSAFVAHLKEAFPNGTPDELAAYIDA
- a CDS encoding transposase, which produces MARPLRLEFAGALYHVTARGDRQEAIYEDDEDRHAFLDVLARVADRFNWLVHAYCEMTNHYHLLIETPDGNLSKGMRQLNGVYTQYSNRRHGRVGHLFQERYKAILVQKESYLLEVARYVVLNPVRAQMVRSAGDWPWSSYRATSGRAGVPGFLTTDWVLSAFGDRLKESQLAYRRFVTEGRGQPAPWAALANQVLLGDDAFVDRMRAKIDQSNRSLAEVPRAQRAGRARPLADYAAQSNTRNEAIVAAFGSGGYSMAEIGAYFGVHYSTVSRVVRTAECGS
- a CDS encoding MFS transporter, translated to MHMMSADCDDEPAEEPTGLAEQHVPVPRVRIFATIGCALMMMALDGTIVATALESLTAGLDTSVNWASWTITIYSFGFVVMLPVSGRLAVRFGNRNVFLGSVAVFSAASLCCALSDNIATLIALRALQAAGGAGFTPAATGIIVQHFGAARDRYVGLFGSIFPVGAMIGPIFGGLFVTYWSWRGIFLVNVPIGLTVAALVYLYVPRDQPRTPLRRARFDMTGLVIFGVGLLLAMFAVTHLAEPEIHAGSVSFLAPLVLGVGALGYFLRHIRNKPNPFIDPRLIHGTGFGTVNLINILYGGASIGLLVLVPLYAINRYGMNAFDAGTLLAAQGIAAITFSSLAAFALRSTGYRPPMYFGAAFIVMGFVLLSTAPWWGVPPYVWLAGATFLFGVGGGTMNPSSRNAGLQLAPDRAPSIAALRSMCMQVGRIATISIATAIIASSSDPAEAQSWIYFVAAVVLLCAIPVIARVPEHRGAW
- a CDS encoding mechanosensitive ion channel domain-containing protein, coding for MEMLQHAWESVRSFLHSLFTTNVVDGQSLSDYITLKAMLTVAGDVVLAIIILMIGMMIARWVARRLRRTAQARGDLDNTLFKFLGSIARYVILGFTFLFILNTFGIQTTSIIAALGAAGLAVGLALQGTLSNIASGVMIILFRPFAEGDFVSVGNGEMGTVNEISINYTELATVGNVQVIVPNSDVWGNTIHNYSVYPNRQAEWTFGVSYDASLAEAERVISEAIKADDRTQTDNEPLVKVSGLGASSVDFLARAWVSADDYFLYQKDILRAVKEALDEAGIGIPYPHRTIEFRNGLPETGTAAEDGNEDTPARDG
- a CDS encoding membrane-bound PQQ-dependent dehydrogenase, glucose/quinate/shikimate family, which translates into the protein MERRNRLTVVMGVAAVVFGLLLTAEGIWLTRVGGTPAYLVGGIGYLLVGGLLIARRGIAFWLHLVLFAAVVVWSFAETGFNQWTVFTAIPRLDVTLLIALLLMLPWAWRGMASAKAPALTTGLASIGLIVAGIGVLLSMPWISHPDGTVANNDSDDHVTLPTTSVDPDDWPSWGRTKGQSRFSPLDQINVDNVAQLKKAWTYRSGDMNHAYDESPHWGSEATPIKIGNTAYTCTPNAWVVALDATTGKQQWKFKPTGIDDSVNNFVNCRGVAFYKAPSDYQAPDGSQMCATRIIAPTMGRYIVALDARTGKKCPGFGTNGMIDLSQNIGPMKPGTLVQTSAPLVMNGRVYTGGNVFDNWYWGEPSGVVRAWDAVTGQLVWHWDLGKTNPTAPLADGEIYTPSTPNVWGRISGDPDNDIVYLPTGNATPDYYGGNRRPFDDEYSGSIVALNAKTGKELWHFQEAHTDLWDFDIPVGPTLVQWPDGHGGHTPALVSTNKRGQVFVLNRLTGEPIKRVVEQPVPGGPSDGVYNNGWLSKTQPYSPDEPQFPKHDLSATDMWGATPFDQMWCRVRFQQSYYKGDFTPPTRQGSIMFPTFDGTSDWYGASFSPDGQMNIVANYLPFIGTLIPRDEADHPPAIQRWDGKGLPPDGYGGGTWKPQYGLAYAIHLHPFLSPIKMPCNAPPWATINQIDLASGKTKWSAPLGNSRHTAPFNLKQNLPLPSSVPDLGGGVMTAGGLTFIAGTADNMLRAYDTDTGKVLWSTYLPAGGQANPSIYRGADGREYVVITAGGHQPLGTYRGDYTIAFALPQKPST